TCCGTCCGCCCCGCGTCCCGGGGCGGCCGGGACCGGCGCTTTGCCGTCTTCCACAGCAGCCCTTCAGCGATACCAGGAGCACCCGATGTTCGAGGCGGTCGAGGAACTGGTCGGCGAGCACGCCGACCTGGAGAAGAAGCTTGCCGACCCTTCGGTCCACGCCGACCAGGCCAACGCCCGCAAGCTCAACAAGCGCTACGCCGAGCTCACCCCGATCGTCGGCACGTACCGCTCCTGGAAGCAGACCGGCGAGGACATCGAGACCGCGCGCGAGTACGCCGCCGCCGACCCCGACTTCGTCGCCGAGGTCAAGGAGCTGGAGAAGCAGCGCGAGGAGCTGACCGAGAGGCTGCGGCTGCTGCTCGTCCCGCGCGACCCCAGCGACGACAAGGACGTCATCCTGGAGATCAAGGCGGGCGCGGGCGGCGACGAGTCCGCCCTCTTCGCCGGCGACCTGCTGCGCATGTACCTGCGGTACGCCGAGCGCGTCGGCTGGAAGACCGAGATCATCGACGCGACCGAGTCCGAGCTGGGCGGCTACAAGGACGTCCAGGTCGCCGTGAAGACCAAGGGCGGCAACGGCGCCACCGAGCCCGGCCAGGGCGTCTGGGCGCGGCTGAAGTACGAGGGCGGGGTGCACCGCGTGCAGCGCGTGCCCGCCACCGAGTCGCAGGGTCGCATCCACACCTCCGCCGCCGGCGTCCTCGTGACGCCCGAGGCCGAGGAGATCGAGGTCGAGATCCACGCCAACGACCTGCGCATCGACGTCTACCGGTCCTCCGGGCCCGGCGGCCAGTCCGTCAACACCACCGACTCCGCCGTCCGCATCACACACCTGCCGACCGGCATCGTCGCCTCCTGCCAGAACGAGAAGAGCCAGCTCCAGAACAAGGAGCAGGCCATGCGCATCCTGCGGTCCCGGCTGCTCGCCGCCGCGCAGGAGGAGGCCGAGAAGAACGCCGCCGACGCGCGCCGCAGCCAGGTGCGCACCGTCGACCGTTCCGAGAAGATCCGGACGTACAACTTCCCGGAAAACCGGATCTCGGACCACCGGGTCGGCTTCAAGGCGTACAACTTGGACCAGGTGCTCGACGGGGAGCTCGACGCGGTGATCCAGGCGTGTGTCGACGCCGACTCCGCCGCGAAGCTCGCCGCCGCCCAGTAACCCCACACCCGCACACCCGCTCAGCCCGGAGGACCAGCGTGCAGCAACATTTTGGGGGGCGACCCCCAAGCCCCCGCAGTGTGCTGCTTGCCGAGGTGGCCCAGGCCACCCAGCGGCTGGCCGACGCCGGCGTGCCCTCACCGCGCTTCGACGCCGAGGAGCTCGCCGCGTTCGTCCACGGCGTCAAGCGGGGGGAGCTCCACAACGTCAAGGACGCCGACTTCGACGCCCGCTACTGGGAGACCGTCGCCCGCCGCGAGGCCCGCGAGCCGCTCCAGCACATCACCGGGCGCGCGTTCTTCCGGTACCTGGAGCTCCAGGTCGGCCCGGGCGTCTTCGTGCCGCGCCCGGAGACCGAGTCCGTCGTCGGCTGGGCGATAGACGCCGTACGGGCCATGGACGTCGTCGAGCCGCTCATCGTCGACCTGTGCTCCGGCTCCGGCGCCATCGCGCTCGCCATGGCCCAGGAGGTGCCGCGCTCCCGCGTGCACGCCGTGGAGCTGTCGGAGGACGCCCTGGTGTGGACCCGGCGCAACGCCGAGGGCAGCAGGGTCACCGTGCACCACGGCGACGCGCTGACGGCCCTCCCGGAGCTGGACGGCCAGGTCGACCTGGTCATCTCCAACCCGCCGTACATCCCGCTCACCGAGTGGGAGTACGTGGCGCCCGAGGCCCGCGACCACGACCCCGACATGGCCCTGTTCTCCGGCGAGGACGGCCTCGACGTCATCCGCGGGATCGAGCGCACCGCGCACCGGCTGCTGCGGCCGGGCGGTCTCGTCGTCATCGAGCACGCCGACACGCAGGGCGGCCAGGTGCCGTGGATCTTCAACGAGGAGGCCGGCTGGTCGGATGCCGCCGACCACCCCGACCTCAACAACCGCCCCCGTTTCGCGACCGCCCGCAAGGCGCTGCCGTGACCGCGCGGACCGCGGGGCCGGGGAACAACCGAGTGACCATGAACAGGGAGGCCCGCTGATGGCACGGCGATACGACTGCAACGACGCGACCGACCGCACGACGGGCCTGCGCGAGGCCGCGTCCGCCGTCCGCCGCGGCGAGCTCGTCGTGCTGCCGACGGACACCGTCTACGGCATCGGCGCGGACGCCTTCAGCCCGGAGGCGGTCGCGGACCTGCTGGACGCCAAGGGCCGCGGCAGGAACATGCCCACGCCCGTCCTCATCGGCTCGCCGAACACCCTGCACGGCCTGGTCACCGACTTCTCCGAGCAGGCGTGGGAGCTCGTCGACGCGTTCTGGCCGGGCGCCCTGACGCTGGTCGCCCGGCACCAGCCGTCCCTCCAGTGGGACCTCGGCGACACGCGCGGCACGGTCGCCATCCGGATGCCGCTGCACCCGGTGGCCATCGAGCTGCTCACCGAGGTCGGCCCCATGGCCGTCTCCTCCGCCAACCTCACCGGCCACCCGGCCCCCGAGGACTGCGACGCCGCGCAGGGCATGCTCGGCGACTCCGTCTCGGTCTACCTGGACGGCGGCCCGACCCCCGGCATCGTCCCGTCCTCCATCGTCGACGTCACGCGGGACGTGCCCGTCCTGCTGCGCGCCGGCGCCCTCTCCGCGGACGAGCTGCGCAAGGTCGTGCCCGACCTCGAGGTGGCCAATTGACGGCCCCTGAGGGGCGTGGCATAGGCACGGCGAGTACGTTCCGCATCCTCCACGTCAGCACCGGCAACGTGTGCCGCTCGCCGATCACCGAGCGGCTGACCCGGCATGCCCTGTGCGACCGCCTGGGCGACCCCCTGGGCGGCGGGCTCCTCGTGGAGAGCGCGGGTACGTGGGGGCACGAGGGCGCCCCGATGGAGGCGAACGCCGAGACGGTCCTCGCCGACTTCGGCGCCGACGCGAGCGGCTTCGTGGGCCGCGAGCTGATCGACGAGCACGTCATCCGCGCCGACCTGGTCCTCACGGCGACGCGCGACCACCGCGCCCAGGTCATCTCGATGGGCCACAGCGCGGGACTGCGCACCTTCACCCTGAAGGAGTTCACCCGCCTCGTCCGGGCCATAGACGCCACGACCCTGCCGGACCCGGAGTCCGACGGGGTGGTCGCGCGCGCCCACGCGCTGGTCCAGGCGGCGGCCGCGCTGCGCGGCTGGCTGCTGGCACCCAGCGCCGAGGCGGACGAGGTGAACGACCCGTACGGCGCGCCGATCACGTTCTTCCGCTCGGTCGGCGACGAGATCAACCAGGCGCTGGACCCGGTGGTCACCGCGCTGACGGGCGTCCCGGCCCGTCGCTGAGGCGCGCGCCGTCCACGGGCGGGGCGCGGCGGCCGGGCCTACAGTGGAGGGGACACGGGGCCCGTCCGCGCCTGGAGCGCCGTAAGCGCCTGGAGCCACTGATGCCGCTCACCGCCGGAGCCGACGACGCGCTGCGGGACGCCCCGGTGCCGGACGCCGAGGCGCTGCGGCGGCAGGACCCGCAGATCGCCGACGTCCTGGACGGGGAGGCCCGCCGGCAGGGCGACTGCCTCCAGCTGATCGCCGCGGAGAACTTCACCTCGCCCGCCGTGCTCGCCGCCCTGGGCTCGCGGCTCGCCAACAAGTACGCCGAGGGCTACCCGGGCAGGCGCTACCACGGCGGGTGCGAGTACGCCGACGCCGCCGAGCGGATCGCCGTCGAGCGGGCCAGGGCGCTGTTCGGCGCCGACCACGCCAACGTGCAGCCGCACTCGGGATCCTCCGCCGTCCTCGCGGCGTACGCGGCCCTCCTGCGCCCCGGCGACACCGTCCTCGCCATGGGGCTCGGCCACGGCGGCCACCTGACGCACGGGTCGCCGACGAACTTCTCCGGCCGCTGGTTCGACTTCGTCCCGTACGGCGTCCACGCGGAGAGCGGGCTCGTCGACCTCGACGAGGTGCGCGCCCTCGCCCGCCGCCACCGGCCCAAGGCCGTCGTGTGCGGCTCGATCTCCTACCCCCGCCACCTCGACCACGCCGCGTTCCGCGCCATCGCCGACGAGGTCGGCGCGGCGCTCATCGTGGACGCCTCCCACCCGATGGGGCTGGTCGCGGGGGGAGCGGCGCCGAACCCCGTCCCGTACGCCGACGTCGTCTGCGCCACCACGCACAAGGTGCTGCGGGGCCCGCGCGGCGGCATGCTGCTGTGCGGGGCGGAGCTCGCCGAGCGGATCGACCGGGCGGTGTTCCCGTTCACGCAGGGCGGCGCGCAGATGCACACCATCGCCGCCAAGGCGGTCGCCTTCGGGGAGGCGGCCACCCCGGCCTTCGCCGCGTACGCGCACCAGGTGGTGGCCAACGCCCGCGTGCTGGCGGGGGAGTTGGCCCTGCGCGGGCTGCCGGTGACCACCGGGGGGACGGACACGCACCTGGTGACCGCGGACCCGGGGCCGCTCGGCGTCGACGGCCGTACCGCGCGCACCCGGCTCGCGGTGGCCGGGATCGTCCTGGACACGTGCGCGCTGCCGTACGGCGCGGGCCGCGGCCTGCGCCTGGGCACGGCCGCGGTGACGACGCAGGGGATGGGCGCCGCCGAGATGGAGACGGTCGCCACGCTCTTCGCCGAGGCCCTCGGCTCGGACGCCGCGGCCCGTGCCGTACGTCCCCGGACGCGTGAACTCGCCGGGCGTTTTCCACCGTATCGGGGGTAGACGCGGGCTCCGGGAACCGTGCGCGGCCCCCACGTGTCCTCCAGCACATGGGCGGCGCGACTAGGGTGTGGGGCTGAGATGGCCAGCGATTCCTGTGGGGCAGCCCGTGCGTGATTACCTGCTGACGCTCTGCATCACGGCCGCGGTGACCTACCTCCTCACCGGTCCGGTGCGGAAGTTCGCCATCGCGGCCGGTGCGATGCCGGAGATCCGCGCCCGTGACGTGCACCGCGAGCCGACGCCGAGACTCGGCGGCATCGCCATGTTCTTCGGGCTGTGCGCCGGCCTGCTGGTCGCGGACCACCTGGACCGGCTGAACAGCGTCTTCGCGCTCTCCAACGAGCCGCGCGCCCTGCTCTCCGGCGCGGCGCTGATCTGGCTGATCGGCGTCCTCGACGACAAGTTCGAGATCGACGCGTTGATCAAGCTGGGCGGGCAGATGATCGCCGCCGGCGTGATGGTCATGCAGGGCCTGACGATCCTGTGGCTGCCCATCCCGGGCATCGGCACGGTCGGACTCACGCAGTGGCAGGGCACGCTCCTCACGGTCGCCCTGGTCGTGCTCACCATCAACGCCGTGAACTTCGTCGACGGCCTCGACGGCCTCGCCGCCGGCATGGTGTGCATCGCCTCCGCGGCGTTCTTCCTCTACGCGTACCGGATCTGGTTCGGCTACGGCATCGAGGCCGCCGCCCCGGCGACGCTCTTCGCGGCGGTGCTGATGGGCATGTGCCTGGGCTTCCTGCCGCACAACATGCACCCGGCGCGCATCTTCATGGGCGACTCCGGCTCGATGCTGATCGGCCTGGTGCTGGCCGCGTCGGCCATCTCCATCACGGGGCAGGTCGACCCGGACGCGCTGAAGATCTTCGAGGGTTCCACCCGGCAGGCGACCCACGCGGCGCTGCCGGTCTTCATCCCGCTGCTGCTGCCGCTGACGGTCATCGCGATCCCGATGGCCGACCTGGTCCTGGCGATCGTGCGGCGCACGTGGAACGGCCAGTCGCCGTTCGCCGCCGACCGCGGCCACCTGCACCACCGGCTGCTGGAGATCGGCCACTCCCACAGCCGCGCCGTCTTCATCATGTACTTCTGGTCCGCGCTGATCGGCTTCGGCGCCCTGACGTACTCGGTGCACTCCGCATCCATGTGGATCATGCTGCCGATCGTGACGCTGAGCGCCGTCGGCCTGGTGCTGCTGCTCCTGCCGCGGTTCAGGCCGCGGGCGCCGCGCTGGGCGGAGTCGTTCGTCCCGCCGCGGTACCGGCGCCGCAAGACCACCCCGCACTCCGACCCGGACCCGGCGTCCGCCGCGGCCGAGGGCGCCGGCGGTGCGGACGGGCCCGGGGAGGGGGGTACGGGTGAGCCCGTGCGCGTCCCGGCCGGGGTCAACGGCGCGACCGCCATCGGTGCCCGGTCGCACCTCCTCGAACGGCGGAAGGCCGGAACGCCGGGTTGACGAAACACCCAGGAGGGGGCAATAGCAGACAGACCGCCGCCTTGTCGTGCACACACGCGCAGTGTCACCCTCATGTGTGAGAGTCAGCACACGATCGGGTAAAGACCTCGCCAAATAGTTTGTGATACCGTTCACGAGACCCGGCGACAGAGCCGAAGGGCCGTAGTGCGACGGCCCAGTGGCGCCGAGATCCGACTCGGACCGGGCCTACGCTCGTCCATGACGACACCACTGCCCCCACCGTGAAGCGGAGATGCCGCCATGCCGTCCAACGACGCACGCACCCTCCTGCACGCCGCCGTGCCCACGCTCGCCACCGGTGCCGTCGGCGCCGTGGTCAGCGGTGTGGTGGCCGGCGGCAAGGGGGTCATCGGCGCGGTCCTCGGCGCGGTCGTGGTCGTGCTCTTCATGGGGCTCGGCATGCTCGTCCTGCAGCGCACCGCGAAGTCCCTGCCGCACCTGTTCCAGGCCATGGGCCTGATGCTCTACACGGCGCAGCTGCTGCTCCTCTTCTTCGTCATGTCGCTGCTGAAGAACACCACGCTGTTCGACTTCAAGGCCTTCGGTTTCACGCTGCTCGCAGCCACGATCGTCTGGGTCACCGCGCAGGCGCGTCACTACATGAAGGCGAAGATCCTCTACGTCGACCCCGCGTCGGGCGACACCGCCGGAGCCGCGAAGAGCGGGTCCGCGGCGTGAGAGGTAGGGCCGGGATAAAGGGCCGTTCGGGATGCTGCTATCGTCCGATGCCACATGCGGCACTGCGGGCGCGGCCATCCGAGTTGACGCCTGTCCCAGCGCGACGCTCGACGCCCAGCCGCCGCCCCCTTATCCGTAAGACCAGTCCAGTGCCGAACCGCGGCTGCGTGCCGCGCCGACACAACGAGGTTGCCGTACCCATGCGCCACGCTGAAGGAGCCCGCGGTGAGTGCTGACCAGACGCTTGCCTTCGACCCCGATTGCCACCTGTTCACACCGTGTGGCTTCCCGGCGCCGGGCCTGCACACCTTCCTGTACGAGCCCATCGCCACCGTCGGCAGCTTCGAGTTCACCAAGCCGATGCTGCTCGCCTTCCTGAGCTCCATCGTCGTCATCGGGTTCTTCTGGGCCGCCTTCGCCAAGCCGAAGCTCGTGCCGGGCAAGATGCAGATGATCGGTGAGGCCGGGTACGACTTCGTGCGCCGCGGCATCGTCTACGAGATCATCGGCAAGAAGGACGGCGAGAAGTACGTCCCGCTGATGGTGTCGCTGTTCTTCTTCGTGTGGATCATGAACCTCTGGTCCATCATCCCGCTCGCGCAGTTCCCGGTCACCTCGCTGATCGCGTTCCCCGCCGGCCTCGCCCTGATGGTGTACGTGCTGTGGGTGGGCCTCACCTTCAAGAAGCACGGCTTCGTCGGCGGCTGGAAGAACATCCTCGGCTACGACAAGTCCCTCGGCGCGATCCTGCCGCTGATCATGCTGCTCGAGTTCTTCTCGAACCTGATCATCCGGCCCTTCACCCACGCGGTGCGACTGTTCGCGAACATGTTCGCCGGCCACCTGCTGATCGTCATGTTCTCCCTGGCCACCTGGTACCTGATGAACGGCCTCGGCTTCGTCTACGCCGGCGCCTCGTTCGTCATGGTCGTCGTGATGACCGCCTTCGAGCTCTTCATCCAGGCCGTCCAGGCGTACGTCTTCGTGCTCCTGGCCTCCAGCTACATCCAGGGCGCGCTCTCCGAGCACCACTGAGCCGTCCACTCTCACGCCCCCTGCCATCCGGTGGCCAACCCCCACCGGGTCATTGAAAGAGAAGGAAGAACCGGCATGTCCGCTCTCCAGCAGCTCGCCGCCGAGAACGCTGTCTCCGGAAACGTCTCCGCCATCGGCTACGGCCTGGCCGCGATCGGCCCCGGCGTCGGCGTCGGCATCATCTTCGGTAACGGCACCCAGGCCCTCGCCCGCCAGCCCGAGGCTGCCGGCCTGATCCGTACCAACCAGATCATGGGTTTCGCCTTCTGTGAGGCGCTCGCCCTCATCGGCATCGTCATGGGCTTCGTCTACAAGTAAGCCGGACCGAACGCCCAGACCCCTTTCACGGAAGGCACTGATGTGAACGCTCTGTTCCTTGCAGCAGCGGAGGAGCCTCAGAATCCTCTTCTGCCGCATCTCGACGAGCTCGTCATCGGCCTGATCGCCTTCGCCGTCGTCTTCGGCTTCCTCGCCAAGAAGCTCCTCCCGAACATCAACAAGGTTCTGGAAGAGCGCCGCGAGGCGATCGAGGGCGGGATCGAGAAGGCCGAGTCGGCCCAGATCGAGGCCCAGAGTGTGCTTGAGCAGTACAAGGCTCAGCTCGCCGAGGCCCGTCACGAGGCCGCGCGTCTGCGCCAGGAGGCACAGGAGCAGGGCGCCGCGATCATCGCCGAGATGAAGGCGGAAGGCCAGCGCCAGCGCGAGGAGATCGTCGCCACCGGCCACGCGCAGATCGAGGCCGACCGCAAGGCGGCGGCTTCCGCCCTGCGCCAGGACGTCGGCAAGCTCGCGACCGACCTGGCCGGCAAGCTGGTCGGCGAGTCCCTCGAGGACGTCGCCCGCCAGAGCCGCACCATCGACCGCTTCCTCGACGAGCTCGAGGAGAAGGCCGAGGCAGCCCGATGACGTCGCCGCACGGAGCGAGCCGCGAGGCGCTGGCTGCCGCGCGTGAGCGTCTCGACGCGCTGACCGACAGCACGTCGGTCGACGCGACGAAGCTCGCCGACGAGCTGGCCGCCGTCACCGCGCTGCTCGACCGCGAGGTGTCGCTGCGTCGGGTCCTGACCGACCCGGCGCAGTCCGGCGAGGCCAAGGCCGACCTGGCGACCCGACTGCTCGGCGGTCAGGTGGGCGGCGAGGTCACGGACCTGGTGGCCGGCATGGTCCGCTCCCGCTGGTCCCGGTCGCGCGACCTGGTCGACGCGATCGAGGAGCTGGCGAACACGGCGGACCTCATCGCCGCGCAGAAGGCCGGTGCCCTCGACGGCGTCGAGGACGAGCTGTTCCGGTTCGGCCGCATCACCGCGGCCAGCCCGGCGCTGCGCTCGGCCCTCACCGACCGGAGCGCCACGGCCACCGCGAAGGGCGAGCTGCTGGCCCGCCTCCTCGGCGGCCGGGCCAGCGCGACGACCGAGCGGCTGGTCGTCCGCCTGGTCACGCTGCCGCGGGGACGTAGCCTGGAGGGGGGACTGGAGTCCCTGTCCAAGCTCGCCGCGGCGCGGCGGGACCGGATGGTCGCTGTCGTCACCTCGGCGGTACCGCTCACCGACCAGCAGAAGCTGCGCCTCGGCGCCGCGCTGGCGCAGCTGTACGGCCGGCAGATGCACCTGAACCTCGACGTGGACCCCACGGTCCTCGGCGGGATCTCGGTGCGGATCGGTGACGAGCTCATCAACGGCACGGTCGCCACCCGCCTCGACGAGGCGTCGCGGCGGCTGGCCGGCTGACCGACCGACCAGGTCACCACAGAGAAGAAGCGTTACCTACGGCCCGGTTGGGCCGTGCACAGGATGCAGAAGTTCTGGGGGGAGCCCCCAGATCCCCCAAAAGACTTCGGGCCCAACAAGGAGAGCAGGGAACCCAGATGGCGGAGCTCACGATCCGGCCGGAGGAGATCCGGGACGCGCTGGAGAACTTTGTCCAGTCGTACAAGCCGGACGCGGCCTCGCGCGAGGAGGTCGGTACGGTCAGCGTTGCCGGCGACGGCATCGCGAAGGTGGAGGGCCTGCCCTCGACCATGGCCAACGAACTGCTGAAGTTCGAGGACGGCACCCTCGGCCTCGCCCTCAACCTCGAGGAGCGCGAGATCGGTGCCATTGTCCTCGGCGAGTTCAGCGGCATCGAGGAGGGCCAGTCGGTCCAGCGCACGGGCGAGGTCCTGTCCGTCGCCGTCGGCGAGGGCTACCTGGGTCGCGTCGTCGACCCGCTCGGCAACCCGATCGACGGCCTCGGCGAGATCGAGACGTCCGGCCGCCGCGCCCTCGAGCTGCAGGCCCCCACGGTCATGCAGCGCAAGTCGGTGCACGAGCCGATGGAGACCGGGTACAAGGCCGTCGACGCCATGACCCCGATCGGCCGTGGTCAGCGTCAGCTGATCATCGGCGACCGCCAGACGGGCAAGACCGCCCTGGCCGTCGACACGATCATCAACCAGCGTGACAACTGGCGCACGGGCGACCCGAAGAAGCAGGTCCGCTGCATCTACGTCGCCATCGGCCAGAAGGGCTCCACCATCGCGTCCGTCCGCGGCGCGCTGGAGGAGGCCGGTGCCCTGGAGTACACGACCATCGTCGCCGCCCCGGCGTCCGACCCGGCCGGCTTCAAGTACCTGGCGCCCTACACCGGCTCCGCCATCGGTCAGCAGTGGATGTACGAGGGCAAGCACGTCCTCATCATCTTCGACGACCTGTCGAAGCAGGCCGACGCCTACCGCGCCGTGTCGCTGCTGCTGCGCCGCCCGCCGGGCCGCGAGGCCTACCCGGGTGACGTCTTCTACCTGCACTCCCGCCTCCTGGAGCGCTGCGCCAAGCTCTCCGACGAGATGGGTGCCGGTTCGATGACCGGTCTGCCGATCGTCGAGACCAAGGCCAACGACGTCTCGGCGTTCATCCCGACCAACGTCATCTCCATCACCGACGGCCAGTGCTTCCTGGAGTCCGACCTGTTCAACGCCGGTCAGCGCCCGGCCCTGAACGTCGGTATCTCCGTGTCGCGTGTCGGTGGCTCCGCCCAGCACAAGGCCATGAAGCAGGTCTCCGGGCGCCTCCGCGTCGACCTGGCCCAGTTCCGTGAGCTGGAGGCGTTCGCCGCCTTCGGTTCCGACCTGGACGCCGCGTCGAAGTCGGCCCTGGAGCGCGGCAAGCGCATGGTCGAGCTGCTGAAGCAGCCGCAGTACCAGCCGATGTCGACCGAGAACCAGGTCGTCTCCGTCTGGGCCGGCACCACCGGCAAGATGGACGACGTCCCGGTCCAGGACATCCGCCGCTTCGAGACGGAGCTGCTGGACTTCCTGCACCGCGAGCACAAGTCGCTCATGACGTCGATCCGCGAGGGCGGGAAGATGTCCGACGACACGCTCGACAAGGTCGCGGAGTGCATCACCGACTTCAAGAAGCAGTTCGAGACCTTCGACGGCAAGCTGCTCGGCGAGGACGCCCCGGCCGCCGTCAACGTTTCCAAGTGACGACGGAAGGGACCTGATCCATGGGAGCGCAGCTCCGGGTCTACAAGCGTCGCATCCGGTCCGTCACCGCGACGAAGAAGATCACCAAGGCGATGGAGATGATCGCCGCCTCGCGCATCGTCAAGGCGCAGCGCAAGGTGGCGGCCTCCACGCCGTACGCGACCGAGCTCACCCGCGCGGTCACGGCGGTGGCGACCGGGTCGAACACCAACCACCCCCTCACCACGGAGGCGGACACCCCGACCCGTGCCGCGGTCCTGCTCATCACGAGCGACCGCGGTCTGGCCGGCGGCTACTCCTCCAACGCCATCAAGCAGGCCGACCGGCTCACCGAGCGGCTGCGCGGCGAGGGCAAGGAGGTCGACGCCTACATCGTCGGCCGCAAGGGTGTCGCCTACTACGGCTTCCGTGAGCGCAAGGTCGCGGAATCCTGGACCGGCTTTACCGACAATCCCACCTACGCGGACGCCAAGTCGGTGGCCGCCCCGCTCATCGCGGCGGTCCAGCAGGACACCGCGCAGGGCGGTGTCGACGAGCTGCACATCGTCTTCACGGAGTTCGTGTCGATGATGACGCAGACGCCGGTGGACAACCGGATGCTGCCGCTCAGCCTCGAGAAGGCCGCGGAGGAGACCGGGGGCAAGGGCGAGATCCTTCCCCTGTTCGACTTCGAGCCGTCGGCGGAGGACGTCCTCGACGCCCTGCTGCCGCGCTACGTCGAGAGCCGGGTCTACAACGCCCTGCTGCAGGCCGCCGCTTCCGAGCACGCGGCCCGCCGCCGGGCGATGAAGTCGGCCACCGACAACGCGGGAGACCTGATCAACTCGCTCTCGCGCCTTGCCAACGCGGCCCGCCAGGCCGAAATCACCCAGGAAATCAGCGAGATCGTCGGTGGCGCCAGCGCCCTGGCCGACGCGACCGCGGGGAGTGACAAGTAATGACGACCACTGTTGAGACGGCCGCCGCCACGGGCCGCGTCGCCCGGGTCATCGGCCCGGTCGTCGACGTGGAGTTCCCCGTCGACGCGATGCCGGAGATCTACAACGCGCTGCACGTCGAGGTGGCCGACCCGGCCCAGGACGGCGCGAAGAAGACGCTGACCCTGGAGGTCGCCCAGCACCTGGGTGACGGCCTGGTCCGCACCATCTCGATGCAGCCGACCGACGGCCTGGTCCGCCAGGCCGCGGTCACCGACACGGGCGCGGGCATCTCCGTGCCGGTCGGCGACTTCACCAAGGGCAAGGTGTTCAACACCCTCGGCGAGGTGCTGAACCACCCCGAGGAGAACGCCAACGTCGGTGAGCGCTGGCCGATCCACCGCAAGGCCCCCGCCTTCGACCAGCTCGAGTCGAAGACGGAGATGTTCGAGACCGGTCTGAAGGTCGTCGACCTCCTCACCCCGTACGTCAAGGGTGGAAAGATCGGTCTGTTCGGTGGTGCCGGTGTCGGCAAGACCGTGCTGATCCAGGAAATGATCATGCGTGTCGCCAACCTCCACGAGGGCGTCTCCGTCTTCGCGGGCGTCGGTGAGCGCACCCGCGAGGGCAACGACCTCATCGCGGAGATGGAGGAGTCCGGCGTCCTGGACAAGACCGCCCTGGTCTTCGGACAGATGGACGAGCCCCCGGGCACCCGTCTGCGCGTCGCCCTGGCCGGTCTGACGATGGCGGAGTACTTCCGCGACGTCCAGAAGCAGGACGTGCTCTTCTTCATCGACAACATCTTCCGGTTCACCCAGGCCGGTTCCGAGGTGTCCACCCTGCTCGGCCGCATGCCGTCCGCGGTGGGTTACCAGCCGAACCTGGCCGACGAGATGGGTCTCCTCCAGGAGCGCATCACGTCGACCCGCGGTCACTCGATCACCTCGATGCAGGCGATCTACGTCCCCGCGGACGACCTGACCGACCCGGCGCCGGCCACCACCTTCGCCCACCTCGACGCGACGACGGTTCTCTCCCGTCCGATCTCCGAGAAGGGCATCTACCCGGCCGTGGACCCGCTGGACTCCACGTCCCGGATCCTGGACCCGCGCTACATCGCGCAGGAGCACTACGACGCCGCCATGCGCGTCAAGGGCATCCTGCAGAAGTACAAGGACCTCCAGGACATCATCGCGATCCTCGGTATCGACGAGCTGGGCGAGGAGGACAAGCTGGTCGTCCACCGTGCCCGTCGCGTCGAGCGCTTCCTGTCCCAGAACACCCACGCGGCGAAGCAGTTCACCGGCGTGGACGGTTCGGACGTGCCGCTCGACGAGTCGATCGCCGCGTTCAACGCGATCTGCGACGGTGAGTACGACCACTTCCCCGAGCAGGCCTTCTTCATGTGCGGTGGCCTCGAGGACCTCAAGAAGAACGCCAAGGAACTCGGCGTCTCCTGACCCTCGTGGCCGTGGGAGGGGGTGGGCGCGTCCCGCCCCCTCCCGCTGCACAGCCCCGGGGGGAGACCCC
This portion of the Streptomyces changanensis genome encodes:
- a CDS encoding F0F1 ATP synthase subunit gamma; the protein is MGAQLRVYKRRIRSVTATKKITKAMEMIAASRIVKAQRKVAASTPYATELTRAVTAVATGSNTNHPLTTEADTPTRAAVLLITSDRGLAGGYSSNAIKQADRLTERLRGEGKEVDAYIVGRKGVAYYGFRERKVAESWTGFTDNPTYADAKSVAAPLIAAVQQDTAQGGVDELHIVFTEFVSMMTQTPVDNRMLPLSLEKAAEETGGKGEILPLFDFEPSAEDVLDALLPRYVESRVYNALLQAAASEHAARRRAMKSATDNAGDLINSLSRLANAARQAEITQEISEIVGGASALADATAGSDK
- the atpD gene encoding F0F1 ATP synthase subunit beta, which encodes MTTTVETAAATGRVARVIGPVVDVEFPVDAMPEIYNALHVEVADPAQDGAKKTLTLEVAQHLGDGLVRTISMQPTDGLVRQAAVTDTGAGISVPVGDFTKGKVFNTLGEVLNHPEENANVGERWPIHRKAPAFDQLESKTEMFETGLKVVDLLTPYVKGGKIGLFGGAGVGKTVLIQEMIMRVANLHEGVSVFAGVGERTREGNDLIAEMEESGVLDKTALVFGQMDEPPGTRLRVALAGLTMAEYFRDVQKQDVLFFIDNIFRFTQAGSEVSTLLGRMPSAVGYQPNLADEMGLLQERITSTRGHSITSMQAIYVPADDLTDPAPATTFAHLDATTVLSRPISEKGIYPAVDPLDSTSRILDPRYIAQEHYDAAMRVKGILQKYKDLQDIIAILGIDELGEEDKLVVHRARRVERFLSQNTHAAKQFTGVDGSDVPLDESIAAFNAICDGEYDHFPEQAFFMCGGLEDLKKNAKELGVS